The Pseudobacteroides sp. genome window below encodes:
- a CDS encoding 6-phosphofructokinase translates to MSELVGAAIFGQSGGPTSVINASAAGVIQEALKQPCITKVYGAAHGIKGILDEVFYDMSQEDPKELDLLRTTPSSALGSVRYKLKSADEDETDYKRLVEVFKKYNIKYFFYNGGNDSMDTCNKVSKYMQKVGYECRVMGVPKTIDNDLFGTDHCPGYASAAKYIATSTMEVYHDARVYDTGMITVLEIMGRNAGWLTASAALAAYKGNGPDLIYLPEIPFSMEQFLEDTNKVYKETGKVIVAVSEGCKDAKGTYVAEMGANLAKDSFGHAQLGGTASILANIVKEKIAKKVRGIEFSLLQRAAAHVASLTDVNEAYLAGQMAVKYAVEGKTDYMVAFEREAGPVYKCNIKLLNLTDVANTEKTIPREWINKEGNGLNKEFIDYALPLIQGESCPPLEDGLPRFAKLKKVLATK, encoded by the coding sequence ATGAGTGAATTGGTAGGTGCAGCTATATTCGGTCAGTCTGGCGGACCGACATCAGTTATAAACGCCAGTGCAGCAGGAGTTATTCAGGAAGCATTAAAGCAACCCTGTATTACTAAAGTATACGGTGCAGCTCACGGTATTAAAGGAATACTTGATGAGGTTTTTTATGATATGAGCCAGGAAGATCCTAAAGAATTGGATCTTTTAAGGACTACTCCATCTTCTGCTTTAGGATCAGTTCGTTACAAACTTAAGAGTGCAGATGAAGACGAAACAGATTACAAGAGACTTGTTGAAGTATTCAAGAAATACAACATTAAGTATTTCTTCTATAACGGCGGAAACGATTCAATGGATACATGCAACAAGGTCAGCAAATACATGCAGAAGGTTGGTTACGAGTGCAGAGTTATGGGTGTTCCCAAGACAATAGACAATGACCTCTTTGGAACTGACCACTGCCCAGGCTACGCTAGTGCTGCTAAATATATTGCAACATCTACAATGGAAGTATATCATGATGCAAGAGTTTACGACACTGGTATGATTACAGTTTTAGAAATAATGGGAAGAAACGCCGGATGGCTTACTGCTTCTGCAGCACTTGCAGCATACAAAGGTAATGGACCTGATCTTATATACCTCCCAGAAATTCCTTTCAGCATGGAACAATTCTTAGAAGATACCAACAAAGTATACAAGGAAACAGGAAAAGTTATAGTAGCCGTTTCAGAAGGTTGTAAGGATGCAAAAGGTACTTACGTGGCAGAAATGGGTGCCAACCTTGCAAAAGACTCCTTCGGACATGCTCAATTGGGCGGAACTGCATCAATTCTTGCAAATATTGTTAAAGAAAAGATTGCAAAGAAGGTTAGAGGAATTGAGTTCAGCCTTTTACAAAGAGCAGCTGCTCATGTTGCTTCATTGACAGACGTTAACGAAGCATATCTCGCAGGTCAAATGGCTGTTAAATATGCCGTTGAAGGCAAGACTGACTACATGGTTGCTTTCGAAAGAGAAGCAGGTCCTGTATACAAGTGCAACATAAAGCTTTTGAACCTTACAGATGTTGCAAACACTGAAAAGACTATTCCTAGAGAGTGGATAAACAAAGAAGGCAATGGATTAAATAAGGAATTCATAGATTATGCTCTTCCTTTGATCCAGGGAGAATCATGCCCTCCATTAGAAGATGGTCTTCCAAGATTCGCTAAGTTAAAGAAAGTTCTTGCTACAAAATAA